The DNA sequence ACACCCCGACGACAAGAGTGGTCAGCATCATCAGACCGGAAGCGATCAGGTACGGCTGCGCGACCAAGTTGTGCTGCTGTATGATGTCGAGCGTCAACGCGGCACGCACCTTGCCCGGCAGACGAATGGTGCCGATCAAGAAGCCGAACAGAAACAGGGCGGCAACGGCCAGCGGCGCGATAAAGATGGAACGGTTCTCCCACAATTCGCGTCGCACCGACCAGTACATGGGCCGAGTCGCTGACGTGACCGCGGGCGCGACTCCCTGCGAGTCGAAGGACTCGGGCACGGCACTCGATTGAGTATTCATACAGCCGCTCCTTTTGTTTCTCCGGCCTGATTGCCCATCACGGCAACGAACAAGTCGGCGATGCTAGGCGTGCGCACGTCGCCAAGCGCGGCGAGTTGCTGACGATCGACAGCATCGAACAGCAGGATGCTGCGACCGAACCGCTGGCGCTCGTGCATCGGCTTGAGCGCCCGTGCCGCGGCGAGCTGCTCGGGATTCACTATCACTTCCAGATAGCGCGACCCCAATTGTTCCATGCTGCAATCGAGTACGATGCGGCCGCGGTCGATGAACATGAGATCGGTGAGGACGTGCTGGACCTCTTCCACCTGGTGCGTCGTCACCACGATGGTGCGACTGCGATCGAAGTAGTCGTTCAGCAGGGAATCGTAGAACTGCTTGCGATAGAGGATGTCGAGACCAAGCGTCGGCTCGTCCAGCACCAGCAATTTCGCGTCAATGGCCATGACCAGGGCAAGGTGCAGTTGGGCCACCATGCCCTTCGACAATTCCCTGACTTTGCTGGCGCGGCGGATCGTGGTCTTCGCCAGAAAACCTTCCGCCTTCGCGCGATCGAATCGCGGATGCACGCCGGCGACGTAATCGAGCGCCTGCGAAACCCTTATCCAGCGCGGCAGCACGGCGACATCGGCAATGAAGCAGACATCGCGCATGAGCCGATCGCGCTCGGCCCAGGGATTGCGTCCGAGCACGTTCAGTTCTCCCTGATAGGGGGTGAGACCGAGAATCGCGTTGAGCGCGGTGGTCTTGCCGGCGCCGTTGGGACCGATGAGTCCGAGGATGCGGCCCTCTTCAACACGCAAATTGATGCCGTCCAGCGCGATCGTTGTTCCGAACGCCTTACGCAGACCGCGTGCTTCTATGCATGCCATGGCTTCAGCGCTCCTTCTCTTCGGTTTTCGACCGTGCGGCATCTGAAGACGACGTAGAGGTTGCGCCGTCCAGGAGTTCTTCCGCCGTCAGGCCGAGCCGCTGAATGGTTGCCTGGACCCTGGGCCATTCTTCGGCAAGAAACTTCTGGCGTTCGCCCTTGAGCAACAAACTGCGCGCGCCGGCATTGAT is a window from the Terriglobia bacterium genome containing:
- a CDS encoding ABC transporter ATP-binding protein; this encodes MACIEARGLRKAFGTTIALDGINLRVEEGRILGLIGPNGAGKTTALNAILGLTPYQGELNVLGRNPWAERDRLMRDVCFIADVAVLPRWIRVSQALDYVAGVHPRFDRAKAEGFLAKTTIRRASKVRELSKGMVAQLHLALVMAIDAKLLVLDEPTLGLDILYRKQFYDSLLNDYFDRSRTIVVTTHQVEEVQHVLTDLMFIDRGRIVLDCSMEQLGSRYLEVIVNPEQLAAARALKPMHERQRFGRSILLFDAVDRQQLAALGDVRTPSIADLFVAVMGNQAGETKGAAV